The Solidesulfovibrio sp. DNA window CGCCGGCACTGGTTCGGTCAGGCGCTCGCCCAGGGCAAAGGCCTTGGCGCAGTCCTCGGGAAAGACTTCCTCGTGGCGCTTGCGCTTGGCCGCGGCGTCCCAGACCGTGGACAGGTACTTGTCGTAGTCGTCGAACTGCATGGTGTCCGTGGCCAGCAGCAGTTCGCAGGCGCCGAAGGTCCGGGCCATGACCCCGCGCATGCGCTCCATGAAGATGTCGTAGCCCCACTGGGGCACGGCCGCCTCGGGAATATTCATCGTATAGACCAGGGCGGTGGGAATTTTCCGGGGGAAGATGGCGGCATAGCCCGGGGTGTAGGTCAGGTAGGGAA harbors:
- a CDS encoding flavodoxin family protein, which encodes MRIMAINGSPRKKWNTASLLGQALEGAKSRGAAVEIVHLYDLDFKGCVSCFECKRIGGKNYGHCAVKDGLTPVLERAAAADGLIVGTPVYFGAETGETRSFLERLCFPYLTYTPGYAAIFPRKIPTALVYTMNIPEAAVPQWGYDIFMERMRGVMARTFGACELLLATDTMQFDDYDKYLSTVWDAAAKRKRHEEVFPEDCAKAFALGERLTEPVPAA